One window of the Dermacentor andersoni chromosome 10, qqDerAnde1_hic_scaffold, whole genome shotgun sequence genome contains the following:
- the LOC126545150 gene encoding SET and MYND domain-containing protein 4-like produces the protein MSKIETWQDVLDSTTERVRQGNGFAVFSTLQTNEERVRFCLRHEVAHPRIKHWLTVLCSSKHRKFWEKASELRSEGNICFNRKQYAKAAEFYTQSILSAPFPDTPDAEGHAEEMSLGFANRSAAYFHAGKYKRSLCDVRYAFELGYPNHLRYKLYLRKGQCYLRLGKPREALENFDLATKALRRAGLDSRKHAQQAKEIDMFKQACSGNKTPPVPSDEDDPDDESQVPSVVRGVHDSVPNCTNAVDILYSTEKGRFVVANRELRTGDAVFVEKPYASVLLPGHTKTHCHHCHKRLQNAVPCSQCNQVRYCSFSCAKESWSQYHDLECGNLNLLYSVGIAHLAVRILFVTGLANLVRFSQALSAGDDEVNEFNYNAVYELVTHDDKMYADDMLQYSLTAALLYMLLDQVQFFSLEEVTSKASALSLTGRNGSSNHPGLPIKEPSMAALKTFAGGLLLRHIQQLVCNAHAITSLESRTMQEDDVVVTTEQVRIATAIYPSASLMNHACNPNIISNFPCGSTLVVRAVRNIAAGEEVLNCYGPHYQRMSFAERRQTLQEQYFFTCNCTACGAGEDAEQRLQALKCEYCDGPLNIPDDSGKAACLDCGTTQECLAREQKAFRMHDLYVQGVQLAEKGNHLEALQRLNKCLKAREKLMYKHNLKLLEAKDMVAKCFCAIGDFRSACEVLSPAVDAIREIYGENSIELANELQKMSDILVNAVPQAIRQEASAEEIEYLIKNADSVIDEAMTIYILHYGRRHHTTRDLQAKRRILATVS, from the coding sequence ATGTCCAAGATCGAAACCTGGCAAGACGTTCTCGACAGCACCACGGAACGCGTACGTCAGGGAAATGGTTTTGCCGTCTTTAGCACGCTTCAAACAAATGAAGAGCGAGTCAGGTTCTGCCTCCGCCACGAAGTAGCCCATCCGCGCATCAAGCACTGGTTGACAGTTCTCTGCTCGTCGAAGCACCGCAAGTTCTGGGAGAAGGCCTCTGAACTGCGGAGCGAGGGAAACATCTGCTTCAACCGCAAGCAGTATGCGAAAGCAGCCGAGTTTTACACGCAGAGCATCCTCTCGGCTCCTTTTCCGGATACTCCAGACGCCGAAGGACACGCTGAAGAGATGTCGCTAGGATTCGCAAATCGGTCCGCCGCCTACTTTCACGCAGGCAAGTACAAACGCTCCTTGTGCGACGTCCGCTACGCATTCGAGCTCGGTTATCCCAACCACCTGCGCTACAAGTTGTATCTGCGGAAGGGTCAGTGCTACCTTCGCCTCGGAAAGCCCAGAGAAGCGCTGGAAAATTTTGACTTGGCCACTAAGGCGCTGCGGCGCGCGGGTCTGGACAGCCGAAAACACGCACAGCAGGCGAAGGAAATCGATATGTTCAAACAAGCGTGTAGCGGTAACAAGACACCACCTGTTCCAAGTGACGAAGATGACCCCGACGACGAATCACAGGTACCTAGTGTTGTCCGCGGCGTTCACGATTCTGTACCGAACTGCACCAATGCCGTGGACATTCTGTACAGTACAGAGAAAGGACGCTTCGTGGTGGCCAACCGAGAGCTGCGGACTGGTGATGCAGTTTTCGTCGAGAAGCCGTATGCTTCGGTTCTGCTGCCAGGCCACACAAAAACCCACTGTCATCACTGCCACAAAAGGCTCCAAAACGCTGTTCCGTGCTCACAGTGCAACCAGGTGCGGTACTGTTCTTTCAGCTGTGCAAAGGAGTCCTGGAGTCAGTATCATGATTTGGAGTGTGGTAATCTGAACCTTTTGTACTCTGTAGGAATTGCACATTTGGCTGTCAGGATTCTTTTTGTAACAGGTCTTGCCAACCTTGTCCGGTTTTCACAAGCTCTCTCTGCAGGGGATGATGAAGTCAATGAATTTAACTATAATGCTGTATATGAGCTGGTTACGCATGATGACaagatgtatgctgatgacatgcTGCAATACTCCCTGACAGCAGCATTACTCTACATGCTGCTGGATCAGGTCCAGTTTTTTAGCCTCGAGGAAGTGACTTCAAAGGCTTCAGCACTGAGCCTCACTGGAAGAAATGGGTCAAGTAACCACCCTGGCCTGCCCATAAAGGAGCCCAGTATGGCAGCTTTGAAAACATTTGCAGGAGGTCTCTTGCTACGCCACATTCAGCAGCTTGTGTGCAATGCCCATGCCATCACATCACTGGAGTCAAGAACAATGCAGGAGGATGATGTTGTGGTCACAACTGAGCAAGTTCGTATAGCCACAGCCATCTACCCAAGTGCAAGCCTTATGAACCATGCTTGCAACCCCAACATTATTTCAAACTTTCCTTGTGGCTCAACTCTTGTGGTGAGAGCTGTAAGGAATATTGCAGCTGGGGAGGAAGTTTTGAACTGCTATGGTCCTCACTACCAAAGAATGTCCTTTGCAGAACGGCGCCAGACACTGCAGGAGCAGTATTTCTTCACTTGCAACTGCACTGCTTGTGGTGCTGGGGAGGATGCTGAACAACGCCTGCAGGCCTTGAAGTGCGAATACTGTGATGGGCCACTGAATATTCCTGATGATAGTGGAAAGGCTGCCTGCTTAGACTGTGGCACCACTCAAGAGTGCCTTGCACGTGAGCAGAAGGCATTTCGAATGCATGACCTCTACGTTCAAGGTGTGCAACTTGCTGAAAAGGGTAACCACTTGGAGGCTCTGCAGCGCCTCAACAAGTGCTTGAAGGCACGGGAGAAGCTGATGTATAAACACAATTTAAAACTTCTGGAAGCCAAGGATATGGTGGCAAAATGCTTCTGTGCAATTGGCGACTTTCGATCAGCATGTGAAGTGCTGAGTCCTGCTGTTGATGCGATCCGGGAGATATATGGTGAGAACAGCATCGAGCTTGCCAACGAGCTTCAGAAGATGTCGGACATACTTGTGAACGCTGTGCCTCAGGCAATCCGCCAAGAAGCTTCAGCGGAGGAGATTGAGTACCTTATAAAGAATGCAGATTCTGTGATTGACGAAGCAATGACTATTTACATTCTCCATTATGGAAGGAGACACCACACAACACGGGACTTGCAAGCAAAAAGAAGAATATTAGCGACAGTGTCATAG